CGCCAAGGTTCGTTTGCAAAGCGCTGCAATTCAGACGGAGGAGGCGACCAAGAATGCTTTTGTGATGCCCTTCATCAGTACGGTGCTGGGCTACGATGTCTTTGATCCGAGTGAGGTGACTCCAGAATTCGTTTGCGATATCGGAACGAAAAAAGGAGAAAAAATTGACTACGCAATCATGAAGGAAGGAGAGGTACAGATCCTCATCGAGTGCAAAAAAATAGGCGAGTCGCTGCACATCAATCACGCCTCCCAGCTGTTTCGCTATTTCCATGTCACCAGCGCTCGAATCTCGATCCTCACCAACGGCCAGGTCTATAAATTCTTCACCGACCTGGATGCGCCCAACAAGATGGATGAGAAACCGTTTCTTGAACTCGATCTTCTGGACATCGATGAGTACTCCGTCCCCGAATTGATCAAGCTCACCAAGTCCGCATTCGACGTGGATTCGATCATCAATGCTGCAGGTGAGCTGAAATACGTCAGTCAGATCAAAAAGGTCATTGCCTCGCAGGTCATCAAACCTGATGACGACTTTGTAAAAGTCTTCGCCTCCCGAGTGTACGACGGGGTCATAACTCAGAAAGTCCGTGAGCAGTTCCACGAGTTGACGAGAAAAGCAGTCGTGCAGTTTCTCAATGATCAGATCAATGACCGACTCAAATCAGCCATGAGCGGGACCATTCAGCCTGCGCTGGCATCGATACCGGTTCCTGCTGGTGGCAGTGATCCGACAGGTCAGCGTGACGAATCAGAGGATAAAGTGCTGACAACCCTGGAAGAGTTGGAGGGTTATCACATTGTCCGTGCCGTGGTTCGTTCGGTTGTAGACGCTAAACGGATAGTGCAGCGCGATACGCAAAGTTATTTTGGAATCTTGCTCGATGACAACAATCGCAAGCCGATT
The window above is part of the Pseudomonas sp. B21-048 genome. Proteins encoded here:
- a CDS encoding type I restriction endonuclease codes for the protein MEFFEKLASLAAKVRLQSAAIQTEEATKNAFVMPFISTVLGYDVFDPSEVTPEFVCDIGTKKGEKIDYAIMKEGEVQILIECKKIGESLHINHASQLFRYFHVTSARISILTNGQVYKFFTDLDAPNKMDEKPFLELDLLDIDEYSVPELIKLTKSAFDVDSIINAAGELKYVSQIKKVIASQVIKPDDDFVKVFASRVYDGVITQKVREQFHELTRKAVVQFLNDQINDRLKSAMSGTIQPALASIPVPAGGSDPTGQRDESEDKVLTTLEELEGYHIVRAVVRSVVDAKRIVQRDTQSYFGILLDDNNRKPICRLHFNRLQKYIGIFDEEKNETRHPIGSVDEIYDYSDHLKKTVGYYD